A genomic stretch from Methylorubrum extorquens includes:
- a CDS encoding sorbosone dehydrogenase precursor (Evidence 2a : Function from experimental evidences in other organisms; PubMedId : 7574579; Product type e : enzyme): protein MRTSAKVGLAALAVVLLGGAALLRFVVYPESAALDVAASSGSSPALPAPNPTLMPTVNIARVARWAEGAKPNAAEGLSVAAFATGLDHPRWPVVLPNGDVLVAESQAPKSGDHSTSVTDWVADKVKSLAGAGGASPDRIVLLRDRDGDGVAEERHVFLKGLTSPFGMALVGSDLYVANADALVRVPYAEGQTEITVTPEKVVDLPAGINHHWTKNVVASPDGQKLFITVGSNSNVGENGLDIEKGRAAIWEYTIATKAMREYATGLRNPNGLAFEPVTGALWTAVNERDEIGSDLVPDYITRVKEGAFYGWPWSYWGQHLDERVQPPQPEKVKQAIAPDYAVGTHTASLGIAFATGLSLPDAWKSGLFVAQHGSWNRRPKSGYKVIYVPFKDGQPAGAPVDVLTGFLNADEKAQGRPVGVAIDKADALLVTDDVGNAVWRVTGAAASN from the coding sequence ATGCGCACCTCTGCCAAGGTTGGCCTTGCCGCGCTCGCTGTCGTGCTGCTCGGTGGGGCGGCCTTGCTGCGTTTCGTCGTCTATCCGGAATCCGCTGCGCTCGACGTGGCGGCGAGCAGCGGGTCAAGTCCGGCCCTGCCGGCGCCGAACCCGACGCTGATGCCGACCGTCAACATCGCCCGCGTGGCGCGCTGGGCGGAGGGCGCCAAGCCGAACGCCGCGGAGGGCCTGAGCGTCGCCGCCTTCGCGACCGGGCTCGACCATCCGCGCTGGCCCGTGGTGCTGCCCAATGGCGATGTGCTCGTTGCCGAGAGCCAGGCGCCGAAATCCGGCGATCACTCGACCAGCGTCACCGATTGGGTGGCCGACAAGGTGAAGAGCCTCGCCGGAGCCGGCGGCGCGAGTCCGGACCGCATCGTGCTCCTGCGCGACCGGGACGGGGACGGCGTGGCCGAGGAGCGCCACGTCTTCCTCAAGGGGCTTACCTCGCCCTTCGGCATGGCGCTGGTCGGCTCCGATCTCTACGTGGCCAATGCCGACGCGCTGGTCCGCGTCCCCTACGCCGAGGGCCAGACCGAGATCACGGTGACCCCGGAAAAGGTCGTCGACCTGCCCGCCGGCATCAACCACCACTGGACCAAGAACGTGGTCGCGAGCCCGGACGGACAAAAGCTTTTCATCACCGTCGGCTCGAACAGCAATGTCGGCGAGAACGGCCTCGACATCGAGAAGGGCCGCGCCGCGATCTGGGAATACACGATCGCCACCAAGGCGATGCGCGAATACGCCACCGGCCTGCGCAACCCCAACGGTCTCGCCTTCGAGCCGGTGACCGGCGCCCTGTGGACCGCGGTGAACGAGCGCGACGAGATCGGCAGCGATCTCGTGCCGGACTACATCACCCGCGTGAAGGAGGGCGCCTTTTATGGCTGGCCCTGGAGCTACTGGGGTCAGCACTTGGACGAACGGGTGCAGCCGCCGCAGCCGGAGAAGGTGAAGCAGGCGATCGCGCCCGACTACGCCGTGGGCACGCACACGGCCTCGCTGGGCATCGCTTTCGCGACCGGGTTGAGCCTGCCGGATGCCTGGAAGAGCGGTCTCTTCGTCGCTCAGCACGGTTCCTGGAACCGTCGGCCGAAGAGCGGCTACAAGGTGATCTACGTGCCCTTCAAGGATGGCCAGCCAGCCGGCGCCCCGGTCGATGTGTTGACCGGCTTCCTCAACGCCGACGAGAAAGCCCAGGGGCGGCCCGTCGGCGTGGCGATCGACAAGGCCGACGCGCTTCTCGTGACGGACGATGTCGGCAATGCGGTGTGGCGGGTGACAGGCGCCGCAGCCTCGAACTGA
- a CDS encoding Exported protein of unknown function (Evidence 5 : Unknown function), translating into MRKLTPVMILRVLLLGLGLGAIYAALTTLRVHLYVTLLLLFLSAGPLSYLVFREEHE; encoded by the coding sequence ATGCGGAAGCTCACCCCCGTCATGATTCTACGAGTTCTTCTGCTCGGCCTCGGACTTGGAGCCATCTACGCTGCGCTGACCACGCTGCGCGTCCACCTCTACGTCACTCTGCTGCTCCTGTTTTTGAGTGCAGGGCCGTTGAGCTACCTCGTGTTCCGGGAAGAGCACGAATAG
- a CDS encoding conserved protein of unknown function (Evidence 4 : Unknown function but conserved in other organisms), producing MMPKPQTAERSRGTFTPAADLGQERVASCPVEEIAQAYLSSTDGDAGIALRCAITDALSDLMEAARQDRENSRLISRGFVRNRRPHG from the coding sequence ATGATGCCCAAGCCCCAGACTGCCGAGCGGAGCCGAGGCACGTTCACACCCGCAGCCGATCTCGGGCAGGAGCGAGTTGCCTCCTGCCCCGTGGAGGAGATTGCGCAGGCCTATCTCAGCAGCACGGACGGTGACGCGGGCATCGCGTTGCGCTGCGCGATCACCGACGCCTTGTCCGATCTGATGGAGGCCGCGCGGCAGGACCGTGAGAACAGCCGCCTCATCTCGCGCGGTTTTGTCCGCAACAGACGGCCACATGGGTAG
- a CDS encoding conserved exported protein of unknown function (Evidence 4 : Unknown function but conserved in other organisms) — MTMMRTVWAGLVASGVGLGGMPALAQTSGGAGLPSGFTAPGLPFGPTSSVATVASPSPTMALANPGGLSFGGASRASGLGTSTPSGGNAGGLSFGGAASTAVGGSGLRSTGGGAGALGRRPLDDVAANPGSGGEGGAPAGAGITGGGGFSRRPTDAYFDPLSGSGLR, encoded by the coding sequence ATGACCATGATGCGCACCGTCTGGGCTGGCCTCGTGGCCTCGGGCGTCGGACTCGGCGGCATGCCGGCTCTTGCTCAGACATCCGGCGGCGCTGGACTGCCTTCCGGCTTCACCGCGCCCGGCCTTCCCTTCGGCCCGACTTCGTCGGTCGCCACGGTCGCATCGCCGAGTCCGACCATGGCGCTTGCCAATCCCGGCGGCTTGAGTTTCGGCGGCGCCTCCCGTGCGTCGGGCCTCGGCACATCCACACCGTCCGGCGGCAACGCGGGAGGTTTGAGCTTCGGCGGCGCGGCCTCGACCGCCGTCGGTGGTTCCGGATTGCGTTCGACCGGCGGCGGGGCGGGAGCCCTCGGACGCCGCCCCCTCGACGACGTGGCCGCCAATCCCGGATCGGGCGGGGAAGGGGGTGCACCCGCGGGTGCCGGCATCACCGGTGGCGGAGGCTTCTCCCGCAGACCGACCGATGCTTATTTCGACCCGCTCTCCGGCTCCGGCCTGCGCTGA
- a CDS encoding putative L,D-transpeptidase catalytic domain (YkuD) (Evidence 3 : Putative function from multiple computational evidences; PubMedId : 16647082, 18456808, 17369299; Product type e : enzyme) — translation MTDMRLSFLTILAGLACVAASPAARADLLIAIDKDAQRMSVVVDGSPRYDWPVSTGVAGHDTPNGSHRPFRMEKTHFSREWDNAPMPHAIFFTQVGHAIHGTTHTRRLGRAASHGCVRLSQRNAATLFTLVKQQKMANTRVVIEGSVGDAPVADVQRPGRARSAGRGYDGGEGVVAVRSRGRTWEDEAYAPVRRRYPDVFDEGYGSGVGYGDLY, via the coding sequence ATGACCGATATGCGCCTGTCTTTCCTCACGATTCTCGCGGGCCTCGCCTGCGTCGCCGCGTCTCCGGCGGCGCGGGCCGACCTTCTCATCGCCATCGACAAGGATGCGCAGCGGATGAGCGTGGTGGTCGATGGTTCACCGCGCTACGATTGGCCGGTCTCGACCGGGGTCGCAGGCCACGATACGCCGAACGGCAGCCATCGCCCGTTCCGCATGGAGAAGACGCATTTCTCCCGCGAGTGGGACAACGCGCCGATGCCGCACGCGATCTTCTTCACGCAGGTCGGCCACGCGATCCACGGCACCACGCACACTCGCCGCCTTGGCCGCGCCGCCTCGCATGGCTGCGTCCGCCTCTCGCAACGCAATGCCGCGACGCTCTTCACGCTGGTGAAGCAGCAGAAGATGGCCAACACCCGCGTCGTCATCGAGGGCAGCGTCGGCGACGCCCCGGTCGCCGACGTTCAGCGCCCCGGCAGAGCGCGTTCGGCCGGCCGCGGCTATGACGGCGGCGAGGGTGTGGTCGCCGTGCGCTCCCGGGGCCGGACCTGGGAGGATGAGGCCTACGCGCCCGTGCGGCGCCGCTACCCGGATGTGTTCGACGAGGGATATGGTTCGGGCGTCGGGTACGGCGATCTGTATTGA
- a CDS encoding protein of unknown function; putative exported protein (Evidence 5 : Unknown function) translates to MRADRTLRLLCLSGLALTGSGLGGCGLLPHQAELTTGSIAMNAKVVQPPTPADKECLARAMYFESNRSDEEGLLAVGTVVMNRLDAPAYPGRICEVVGQKRQFANGVLTKPVRDQDRPRLERVADALLSGKRHDGVGPALHFHTAGYKFPYNNMHYVVAAGGNVFYEKSDREGYLPAVQPRAVVQTATGRLMPLQVAAANSGMIGLPLTGRVQPTLTAEYTAPTAPELRIPGPARYASAPARDKH, encoded by the coding sequence ATGCGAGCCGACCGGACCCTCCGTCTCCTCTGCCTTTCTGGGCTAGCGCTGACCGGTTCGGGTCTTGGGGGATGCGGTCTGCTTCCGCATCAGGCTGAGCTGACCACCGGCTCCATCGCGATGAACGCCAAGGTCGTGCAGCCGCCGACCCCTGCCGACAAGGAATGCCTCGCCCGGGCAATGTATTTCGAGTCGAACCGCAGCGACGAGGAAGGGCTGCTCGCCGTCGGCACGGTGGTGATGAACCGCCTCGACGCGCCGGCTTATCCCGGCCGGATCTGCGAAGTCGTCGGTCAGAAGCGGCAATTCGCCAACGGCGTGCTGACGAAGCCCGTCCGTGACCAGGACCGGCCGCGGCTGGAGCGGGTCGCCGACGCATTGCTCTCCGGCAAGCGCCACGACGGGGTGGGGCCGGCGCTGCACTTCCACACCGCGGGCTACAAGTTCCCCTACAACAACATGCACTACGTCGTCGCGGCCGGCGGCAACGTCTTCTACGAGAAGAGCGACCGCGAAGGTTACCTCCCGGCGGTCCAGCCCCGCGCCGTGGTGCAGACGGCCACCGGCCGCCTGATGCCGCTTCAGGTCGCCGCCGCGAATTCCGGCATGATCGGCCTTCCGCTCACCGGCCGCGTCCAGCCGACGCTGACCGCCGAGTACACCGCCCCGACGGCCCCCGAGCTGCGCATCCCCGGCCCGGCCCGCTACGCCTCGGCGCCTGCCCGCGACAAGCATTAG
- a CDS encoding conserved protein of unknown function (Evidence 4 : Unknown function but conserved in other organisms), producing the protein MSVSRRREERLLDAGETELVKRSHHPELDAEYDKALPDLIRLLRERRDRARDVSRRQRRELRGKAAPSGANPASDNSGTHEKAALLAAAVKRVSKKHERRRIADARGRTVSGARRALALKRAAGNPADGRPSSRTANEGMNPVPNERNAPSGAVNQEGQEIAMRRSGGPR; encoded by the coding sequence ATGTCCGTATCGCGACGCCGTGAGGAGCGGCTGCTGGATGCCGGTGAGACCGAGTTGGTAAAGCGCTCGCATCACCCCGAGTTGGATGCGGAATACGACAAGGCCCTGCCCGACTTGATCCGCCTGCTCCGCGAACGCCGCGACCGCGCCCGCGATGTGTCTCGCCGCCAGAGGCGCGAGTTGCGTGGCAAGGCCGCCCCGTCCGGAGCGAACCCGGCCTCCGACAATTCCGGCACCCACGAGAAGGCGGCTTTGCTCGCCGCGGCCGTGAAGCGTGTCAGCAAGAAGCACGAGCGCCGCCGCATCGCCGACGCCCGCGGTCGGACGGTCTCCGGGGCCCGCCGTGCCCTCGCTCTGAAACGCGCGGCCGGAAACCCGGCCGATGGCCGACCGTCCTCCCGCACGGCAAACGAGGGCATGAATCCGGTCCCGAACGAGCGGAACGCCCCCTCGGGCGCGGTAAACCAGGAAGGTCAGGAAATCGCCATGCGCCGCAGCGGCGGCCCGCGCTGA
- a CDS encoding conserved protein of unknown function (Evidence 4 : Unknown function but conserved in other organisms), whose product MSETFEELEIPPDALEQGGIEIVRASIVDGAVSVALRRAFDDPATWGRLLIDLARQAARAYAMETDISEEEAFERIRAGWEAESLDPNNALN is encoded by the coding sequence ATGTCGGAAACATTCGAAGAACTTGAGATCCCGCCCGACGCCCTGGAACAGGGCGGGATCGAGATCGTGCGCGCCTCCATCGTCGACGGCGCCGTGAGCGTGGCGCTCCGGCGGGCCTTTGACGACCCGGCGACCTGGGGCCGCCTGCTCATCGACCTCGCGCGGCAAGCCGCCCGCGCCTACGCGATGGAAACGGACATCTCGGAGGAGGAAGCCTTCGAGCGCATCCGTGCCGGGTGGGAGGCGGAAAGCCTCGATCCCAACAACGCCCTCAACTGA
- a CDS encoding conserved protein of unknown function (Evidence 4 : Unknown function but conserved in other organisms), with the protein MTETRSETPAAFEERMRAEAAAAGRTALEASLQRFTQEQRDAFWNAIGLYYASRRHPGADAAAVPLAATAA; encoded by the coding sequence ATGACGGAAACACGTTCGGAAACGCCCGCCGCTTTCGAAGAGCGGATGCGCGCAGAGGCGGCCGCGGCCGGACGCACCGCGCTTGAGGCCTCGCTCCAACGCTTCACCCAGGAACAGCGCGACGCCTTCTGGAACGCGATCGGGCTCTACTATGCGAGCCGCCGCCATCCGGGCGCCGACGCGGCGGCCGTGCCACTGGCTGCCACGGCCGCCTGA
- the lpd gene encoding dihydrolipoamide dehydrogenase, E3 Component of Pyruvate dehydrogenase multienzyme complex (Evidence 2a : Function from experimental evidences in other organisms; PubMedId : 10806385, 9515924; Product type e : enzyme), with the protein MSETYDVLIIGAGPGGYVAAIRSAQLGFKTAVVDREHLGGICLNWGCIPTKALLRSAEIYHYMQHASDYGLSAKEVSFDAAAIVKRSRGVSGRLNGGVGMLLKKNKVDVIWGEASIESGAKGNEPGKVTVKETKRAEPPKGAKGAGTYAAKHIIVATGARPRVLPGIEPDKKQIWTYYEAMVPEKMPKSLLVMGSGAIGIEFASFYRTMGADVTVIELLPQILPVEDAEIAGLARKRFEKQGIKILTSAKVTKVEKGADSVTATVEDDKGKTQQLTAEKLISAVGVVGNIENLGLEKVGVKIERGVVVTDGLGRTNVPGVYAIGDVAGPPMLAHKAEHEGVLCVETIKGLHTHPMDKAKIPGCTYCQPQIASVGVTEGKAKELGLSIKVGRFPFAGNGKAIALGEPDGLVKTIFDAKTGQLLGAHMIGAEVTELIQGYVVAMTLESTEEELMHTVFPHPTLSEMMHESVLDAYGRVIHT; encoded by the coding sequence ATGTCCGAAACCTATGACGTCCTCATCATCGGCGCGGGGCCCGGCGGCTACGTGGCCGCGATCCGCTCGGCACAGCTCGGTTTCAAGACCGCCGTGGTCGACCGCGAGCATCTCGGCGGCATCTGTCTGAACTGGGGCTGCATTCCCACCAAGGCCCTGCTGCGCTCGGCCGAGATCTACCACTACATGCAGCACGCCTCCGATTACGGTCTCTCCGCCAAGGAGGTCAGCTTCGATGCGGCGGCGATCGTCAAGCGCTCGCGCGGGGTGTCGGGCCGGCTCAACGGCGGCGTCGGCATGCTGCTGAAGAAGAACAAGGTCGATGTGATCTGGGGCGAGGCCTCGATCGAGTCCGGCGCCAAGGGCAACGAGCCCGGCAAAGTCACGGTCAAGGAGACCAAGCGCGCCGAGCCGCCGAAGGGCGCCAAGGGTGCGGGCACCTACGCGGCCAAGCACATCATCGTCGCGACCGGCGCCCGCCCGCGCGTGCTGCCCGGCATCGAGCCCGACAAGAAGCAGATCTGGACCTATTACGAGGCGATGGTCCCGGAGAAGATGCCCAAGAGCCTGCTGGTGATGGGCTCGGGCGCGATCGGCATCGAGTTCGCCTCGTTTTATCGCACGATGGGCGCCGACGTGACCGTCATCGAGCTGCTGCCGCAGATCCTGCCGGTCGAGGATGCGGAGATCGCCGGTCTCGCCCGCAAGCGTTTCGAAAAGCAGGGCATCAAGATCCTCACCAGCGCCAAGGTGACGAAGGTCGAGAAGGGCGCCGACTCGGTCACCGCCACGGTCGAGGACGACAAGGGCAAGACGCAGCAGCTCACCGCCGAGAAGCTGATCTCGGCCGTCGGCGTCGTCGGCAATATCGAGAATCTGGGTCTCGAGAAGGTCGGGGTGAAGATCGAGCGCGGCGTCGTCGTGACCGACGGGCTCGGACGCACCAACGTGCCGGGCGTCTACGCCATCGGCGATGTGGCCGGCCCGCCGATGCTGGCCCACAAGGCCGAGCACGAGGGCGTCCTCTGCGTCGAGACCATCAAGGGCCTGCACACCCACCCGATGGACAAGGCCAAGATCCCGGGCTGCACCTATTGCCAGCCGCAGATCGCCAGCGTCGGCGTCACCGAGGGGAAGGCGAAGGAGCTTGGTCTCTCGATCAAGGTCGGCCGCTTCCCGTTCGCAGGCAACGGCAAGGCGATCGCGCTCGGCGAGCCGGACGGTCTCGTCAAGACGATCTTCGATGCCAAGACCGGCCAGTTGCTTGGCGCCCACATGATCGGAGCGGAAGTCACCGAACTGATCCAGGGTTACGTCGTCGCGATGACCCTGGAATCGACCGAAGAAGAGCTGATGCACACGGTGTTCCCGCATCCGACGCTCTCCGAGATGATGCACGAGAGCGTGCTCGATGCGTATGGCCGGGTGATCCACACCTGA
- the pdhB gene encoding pyruvate dehydrogenase E1 beta subunit (Evidence 2a : Function from experimental evidences in other organisms; Product type e : enzyme): protein MATDILMPALSPTMEEGKLAKWLKKEGDPVKAGDILAEIETDKATMEVEAIDEGVLAKILVADGTENVAVNTPIAIIAEEGEDVAAAAASGGKGKPDGAAGGAPAPTPDMQAEGMADTSAATAKTGDDAQKAPASPAIITNKAPDPVMEEFPADSPMKTTTVREALRDAMAEEMRKDDKVLVMGEEVAEYQGAYKITQGLLQEFGARRVVDTPITEHGFAGIGVGAAFMGLKPIVEFMTFNFAMQAIDHIINSAAKTLYMSGGQLGCPIVFRGPNGAAARVGAQHSHDYAAWYSNVPGLKVIAPYTASDAKGLLKAAIRDPNPVIFLENEILYGQSFPVPEIEDFVLPIGKARVHRPGKDVTIVSFSIGMTYALKAAQALAEEGIEAEVIDLRTIRPMDSATVVESVKKTGRCVCVEEGFPQSGVGAEIVARLMVDAFDYLDAPVLRVTGKDVPMPYAANLEKLALPSVADVIEAVKSVCYK from the coding sequence ATGGCGACCGACATCCTGATGCCCGCCCTTTCTCCGACCATGGAGGAGGGAAAGCTCGCCAAATGGCTGAAAAAGGAGGGCGATCCGGTCAAGGCCGGCGACATCCTGGCCGAGATCGAAACCGATAAGGCGACGATGGAGGTCGAGGCGATCGACGAGGGCGTCCTCGCCAAGATCCTCGTTGCCGACGGCACCGAGAACGTCGCCGTGAACACGCCGATCGCGATCATTGCCGAAGAGGGCGAGGACGTAGCCGCGGCGGCCGCGAGCGGCGGCAAGGGCAAGCCGGACGGCGCCGCTGGCGGCGCGCCGGCTCCGACCCCCGACATGCAGGCCGAAGGCATGGCCGACACCTCGGCCGCCACCGCCAAGACCGGCGACGATGCGCAGAAGGCCCCGGCCTCACCCGCCATCATCACCAACAAGGCGCCGGACCCGGTGATGGAGGAGTTCCCGGCCGACTCGCCGATGAAGACCACGACCGTGCGCGAAGCCCTGCGCGACGCCATGGCCGAGGAGATGCGCAAGGACGACAAGGTCCTCGTGATGGGCGAGGAGGTCGCCGAGTACCAGGGCGCCTACAAGATCACGCAAGGATTGCTTCAGGAGTTCGGCGCGCGCCGCGTCGTCGATACGCCGATCACGGAGCACGGCTTTGCCGGTATCGGCGTCGGTGCGGCCTTCATGGGCCTCAAGCCCATCGTCGAGTTCATGACCTTCAACTTCGCCATGCAGGCGATCGATCACATCATCAACTCGGCGGCCAAGACGCTCTACATGTCCGGTGGCCAGCTCGGTTGCCCGATCGTGTTCCGTGGCCCCAACGGCGCAGCGGCTCGTGTCGGCGCTCAGCACAGCCACGACTACGCCGCGTGGTACTCGAACGTGCCGGGCCTCAAGGTGATCGCGCCCTACACCGCTTCCGACGCCAAGGGCCTGCTCAAGGCGGCGATCCGCGACCCCAACCCGGTGATCTTCCTCGAGAACGAGATTCTCTACGGTCAGTCCTTCCCGGTACCGGAGATCGAGGATTTCGTCCTGCCGATCGGCAAGGCGCGCGTCCACCGTCCGGGCAAGGACGTCACCATCGTCTCCTTCTCGATCGGCATGACCTACGCCCTCAAGGCGGCCCAGGCGCTGGCCGAGGAGGGCATCGAGGCGGAGGTGATCGACCTCCGCACGATCCGCCCGATGGACAGCGCCACGGTTGTCGAATCGGTCAAGAAGACCGGCCGCTGCGTCTGCGTGGAAGAAGGCTTCCCGCAATCGGGCGTCGGCGCCGAGATCGTCGCCCGCCTGATGGTCGATGCCTTCGACTATCTCGATGCGCCCGTCCTGCGGGTCACCGGCAAGGACGTGCCGATGCCCTACGCGGCCAATCTCGAGAAGCTCGCCCTGCCCAGCGTGGCTGATGTCATCGAAGCGGTCAAAAGCGTCTGCTACAAATAA
- the pdhC gene encoding dihydrolipoamide acetyltransferase (Evidence 2b : Function from indirect experimental evidences (e.g. phenotypes); PubMedId : 12634329; Product type e : enzyme), producing the protein MPINVLMPALSPTMEKGNLAKWLKKEGDAIKSGDVIAEIETDKATMEVEAVDEGVLAKILVAEGTADVPVNELIALIAEEGEDPGSVQAPKGGAEAKTAPVEPKGTPDQNAAPDGSHASYARVDQVPEGAKPNGAAQPAGSGDRVFASPLARRIAKQEGVDLSVVKGSGPHGRVIQRDVQAAIENGTAKAGAAAKPEAKSEAKSAPAPEKSAPKAAAAGGAPAGLSLDQVKGFYEKDGFEEVPLDGMRKTIAKRLTEAMQVAPHFYLTVDCELDALMKLRETLNGSAGKDKDGKPLFKLSVNDFVIKAMGLALTRVPAANAVWAEDRILRFKHAEVGVAVAIDGGLFTPVIRKADQKTLSTISNEMKDFAGRARAKKLKPEEYQGGVTSVSNLGMFGIKHFTAVINPPQSSILAVGAGEKRVVVKDGQPTVAQVMTATLSCDHRVLDGALGAELIAAFKGLIENPMGMLV; encoded by the coding sequence ATGCCGATCAACGTCCTGATGCCCGCGCTCTCCCCGACCATGGAGAAGGGCAACCTCGCCAAGTGGCTCAAGAAGGAGGGCGACGCCATCAAGTCTGGCGACGTCATCGCCGAGATCGAGACCGACAAGGCCACCATGGAGGTCGAGGCGGTCGATGAGGGCGTGCTCGCCAAGATCCTGGTGGCCGAAGGCACCGCCGACGTTCCGGTCAATGAGCTGATCGCGCTGATCGCCGAAGAGGGCGAGGATCCGGGCAGCGTCCAGGCGCCCAAGGGTGGTGCCGAGGCGAAGACCGCCCCCGTCGAGCCGAAGGGCACGCCCGACCAGAATGCCGCGCCCGATGGCTCTCACGCCTCCTACGCGCGCGTCGATCAGGTGCCCGAGGGTGCCAAGCCGAACGGCGCGGCGCAGCCGGCAGGCTCAGGCGATCGCGTCTTCGCTTCGCCGCTCGCGCGCCGAATCGCGAAGCAGGAAGGCGTCGATCTCTCCGTGGTGAAGGGCTCGGGTCCGCATGGCCGCGTGATCCAGCGCGACGTGCAGGCGGCGATCGAGAACGGCACGGCGAAGGCCGGTGCGGCGGCCAAGCCCGAGGCCAAGTCGGAGGCCAAGAGTGCTCCGGCGCCTGAGAAATCCGCGCCGAAGGCGGCCGCCGCGGGCGGCGCCCCGGCCGGGCTCAGCCTCGATCAGGTCAAGGGCTTCTACGAGAAGGACGGCTTCGAGGAAGTGCCGCTCGACGGCATGCGCAAGACCATCGCCAAGCGCCTCACCGAGGCCATGCAGGTCGCGCCGCACTTCTACCTCACCGTCGATTGCGAACTCGATGCGCTGATGAAGCTGCGCGAGACGCTCAACGGCTCGGCCGGCAAGGACAAGGACGGCAAGCCGCTGTTCAAGCTCTCGGTCAACGACTTCGTCATCAAGGCGATGGGCCTCGCGCTCACCCGCGTCCCCGCCGCCAACGCCGTCTGGGCGGAGGACCGCATCCTGCGCTTCAAGCACGCCGAGGTCGGTGTCGCGGTGGCGATCGATGGCGGCCTGTTCACCCCGGTGATCCGCAAGGCCGACCAGAAGACGCTCTCCACCATCTCCAACGAGATGAAGGATTTCGCAGGCCGGGCGCGCGCCAAGAAGCTGAAGCCGGAAGAGTACCAGGGCGGCGTCACCTCGGTGTCGAACCTCGGCATGTTCGGCATCAAGCACTTCACAGCGGTGATCAACCCGCCGCAATCGAGCATCCTCGCGGTCGGCGCGGGTGAGAAGCGCGTCGTGGTGAAGGACGGGCAGCCGACTGTTGCCCAGGTGATGACGGCGACCCTCTCCTGCGATCACCGCGTCCTCGACGGCGCGCTCGGCGCCGAGCTGATCGCCGCCTTCAAGGGACTGATCGAGAACCCGATGGGGATGCTCGTCTAA